From Bacillus basilensis, a single genomic window includes:
- a CDS encoding GGDEF domain-containing phosphodiesterase, translated as MRKHSHVQFYVLILALIAYLSFCFIFLFVFPNQYFVSDFNIRLSSLVVETIVLISLLYSIVSRKVKLGVFWACITIAIGCFLIGNFISAFQVLNIELPIQNFNISDVFLLFFLFFFLFAFFYKIMMECNKWEKAYLICDLCIVVTAIFTLEWYLFNKPSANILFLSIGDVFLSFIFPIIDLLLLLLGVSLIFRPAIFNAKSKLFIFILVLTGLSITDYLYFYLQDDLSHRSLILLRCLYRVFLLFIAIAATIPRSASSRRNYFIINPTFRKKLLVIFPYLAVVILIGFTLKEQTSSSTLITGNCIAFVFVLIRHTIVRMQNKDLTQKLKVFNNQLEQKVSQRTADLIKKSNDLVKNQERFKSLYEYHPDPILTMDSNGTVLNINQSGSMLLGKDSAALIGKECFSIFLDEDKPELEAALKKGKRCSSSSLQLRVKHNNEKDIHFWYVTIVPIMIEGQTFGNYVMVKDITRVKQQQEEINYLAFHDTVTEIGNRIFFQQELDKSIERVQKTQDKFGLLYIDLNRFKTINDTMGHAIGDKVLKEVAKRFRTCLSPTIPLARIGGDEFAIIVHNKTEQQLLDLCEVLFRITEEPFVINQHSFYLSLSIGIALYPFGGTNATTLLQHADIAMYSAKEKGSNAVCIYDETLSQKITRRLQLEQDLPNAIENNELFLLYQPQVDSKAGKVIGAEALIRWQHPELGLISPFEFIPIAEETSQIISIGKWTLQQACSQLKEWHSAGYTNLKMGINLSAIEFEQKDFVQTIISTIEEIGVPANLIDLELTERIAMVDEKETLSKLKALKSYGVHLSIDDFGTGYSSLAYLPLYPIDTVKIPREFVNRIGTSNEGDEIIQTIISLAHTLNMKVIAEGVETKEQLTVLQSNSCYLIQGYFYSKPLNEEGFFKFLITM; from the coding sequence TTGCGTAAACATTCACATGTGCAATTTTATGTATTGATATTGGCTCTAATAGCTTATTTAAGCTTTTGCTTTATATTTTTATTTGTTTTTCCGAATCAGTATTTTGTATCAGATTTTAATATACGACTCTCATCTTTAGTTGTTGAAACTATTGTACTTATTTCATTACTCTATTCCATAGTATCCAGAAAAGTTAAGTTAGGAGTGTTTTGGGCTTGTATTACTATTGCAATAGGGTGTTTCTTGATAGGGAATTTTATATCTGCTTTTCAAGTACTTAATATAGAATTACCAATACAAAATTTTAATATCTCTGATGTATTTTTGTTGTTTTTCTTATTCTTCTTTCTCTTTGCGTTCTTTTATAAAATCATGATGGAATGTAACAAATGGGAGAAAGCGTATTTGATTTGTGATTTATGTATTGTTGTTACTGCTATTTTCACCTTAGAGTGGTACCTATTTAATAAACCTTCTGCAAATATTTTATTCTTATCAATTGGAGATGTTTTTCTTTCATTTATTTTCCCGATTATAGATCTATTGCTTCTTTTACTAGGAGTTAGCCTTATCTTTCGACCAGCAATTTTTAATGCGAAAAGTAAATTATTTATTTTCATCTTAGTATTAACTGGATTGTCTATTACGGACTATTTATATTTCTATTTACAAGATGATTTATCACATCGTTCACTCATATTATTAAGGTGTTTGTATAGAGTTTTTCTATTATTTATTGCCATTGCCGCTACTATCCCAAGAAGTGCATCTTCTAGAAGAAATTATTTTATTATTAATCCGACATTTAGAAAGAAACTTCTTGTCATATTTCCTTATCTTGCAGTTGTAATCTTAATTGGTTTTACTTTAAAAGAGCAAACTTCTTCATCTACACTGATTACGGGCAATTGTATTGCCTTTGTATTTGTACTGATTCGTCATACAATTGTGCGAATGCAAAACAAAGATTTAACCCAAAAATTAAAAGTGTTTAATAATCAATTAGAGCAAAAAGTATCTCAAAGAACAGCAGATTTAATAAAAAAATCTAATGATTTGGTGAAAAATCAAGAGAGGTTTAAGTCCTTATATGAGTATCATCCAGATCCTATATTAACAATGGATTCAAATGGTACCGTATTAAATATAAACCAGTCTGGAAGTATGTTATTAGGGAAAGACAGTGCTGCATTGATAGGAAAAGAGTGCTTCTCAATTTTTTTAGATGAAGATAAACCTGAATTGGAAGCAGCTCTAAAGAAGGGGAAACGATGTAGTTCGTCTTCATTACAGTTACGTGTGAAACATAATAATGAGAAAGATATACATTTTTGGTATGTCACCATTGTTCCTATTATGATAGAAGGACAAACTTTTGGAAATTATGTAATGGTAAAAGACATAACGAGGGTGAAGCAACAACAGGAAGAGATAAACTATCTAGCATTTCATGATACGGTGACGGAGATTGGGAATCGAATATTCTTCCAACAAGAATTAGACAAATCCATTGAGCGTGTACAAAAAACACAGGATAAGTTTGGACTCCTGTATATTGATTTAAACCGCTTTAAGACCATTAATGATACAATGGGTCATGCAATTGGTGACAAGGTTTTAAAAGAAGTTGCCAAACGTTTTAGGACATGTCTGTCACCGACTATTCCTTTAGCAAGAATAGGGGGAGATGAGTTTGCAATCATTGTCCATAACAAAACAGAGCAACAGCTATTGGATTTGTGTGAAGTACTATTTCGTATAACTGAAGAACCATTTGTAATAAATCAACACAGCTTTTACTTATCCCTTAGTATAGGAATAGCGTTGTATCCATTTGGAGGAACAAATGCCACAACACTTTTACAACATGCTGATATTGCTATGTATAGCGCAAAGGAAAAAGGTAGCAATGCTGTTTGTATATACGACGAGACATTATCTCAAAAAATAACAAGACGATTACAATTAGAGCAAGATTTACCGAATGCAATTGAAAATAATGAGTTGTTTTTATTGTACCAACCACAAGTTGATAGTAAGGCAGGAAAGGTTATTGGTGCAGAGGCATTGATACGTTGGCAACATCCAGAGCTGGGACTAATTTCACCTTTTGAGTTTATACCTATCGCGGAAGAAACATCACAGATTATTTCAATTGGAAAATGGACGCTACAGCAAGCGTGTTCACAACTGAAAGAATGGCATTCTGCAGGTTATACAAATCTAAAAATGGGGATAAATTTATCAGCTATAGAGTTTGAACAAAAAGATTTTGTTCAAACGATTATATCTACCATTGAAGAAATAGGAGTACCAGCTAATTTAATTGATTTGGAATTAACAGAGCGAATTGCCATGGTAGATGAAAAAGAAACTTTATCAAAGCTAAAAGCATTAAAATCATATGGTGTACATTTATCAATAGATGATTTTGGTACAGGATATTCTTCATTAGCGTATCTACCTTTGTATCCGATTGATACTGTGAAAATCCCAAGAGAATTTGTGAATAGGATTGGAACTTCAAATGAAGGAGATGAAATTATACAAACTATTATTTCGCTAGCCCATACTTTGAATATGAAAGTAATAGCAGAAGGGGTAGAAACGAAGGAACAGTTAACAGTGTTACAAAGTAATTCATGCTATTTAATTCAGGGCTATTTTTACAGTAAACCTTTAAATGAAGAAGGTTTTTTCAAGTTTTTAATCACGATGTAG
- a CDS encoding ABC transporter ATP-binding protein, with translation MQQPSITLRTVSKSFGKKEVLHNLSLRVEKAEIFGLVGPSGSGKTTLIKLIAGINEATEGEVLVGNTNMPNLNEMKRIGYMAQADALYEELSAYENADFIATMYGLKGKHKKERIKEVFDLVQLSQHMKKQVQQFSGGMKKRLSLAMALLHEPEILILDEPTVGIDPLLRKTIWGKFYDLKKKGTTIIVTTHIMDEAEFCERLGLIREGKLVATGTPEELKKRVSSGRIEDVFLLEEVALS, from the coding sequence GTGCAACAACCTTCAATTACTTTACGCACTGTATCGAAAAGTTTTGGGAAAAAAGAAGTTTTACACAATCTGTCATTGCGAGTTGAAAAAGCAGAGATATTTGGTTTAGTTGGACCTTCAGGTTCAGGGAAAACGACTCTCATTAAATTGATTGCAGGTATTAATGAGGCAACAGAAGGTGAAGTACTTGTTGGTAATACTAACATGCCTAATTTAAATGAAATGAAAAGAATTGGTTATATGGCTCAGGCTGATGCATTATATGAAGAACTATCAGCATATGAAAATGCAGATTTTATTGCAACGATGTATGGATTAAAGGGAAAGCATAAAAAAGAAAGAATCAAAGAGGTTTTTGACCTTGTACAATTATCGCAACATATGAAAAAGCAAGTACAGCAGTTTTCAGGTGGAATGAAAAAACGTTTATCATTGGCAATGGCACTTCTTCATGAACCTGAAATATTAATTTTAGATGAGCCAACAGTCGGGATAGATCCACTTCTTAGAAAAACAATCTGGGGAAAATTTTATGATCTGAAAAAGAAAGGCACAACTATAATTGTAACGACACACATTATGGACGAAGCTGAATTTTGTGAACGCCTAGGGTTAATTAGAGAAGGAAAGCTAGTTGCGACTGGAACACCTGAAGAATTGAAAAAGCGGGTATCATCAGGAAGGATTGAAGATGTCTTTTTGTTGGAAGAGGTGGCTCTATCATGA
- a CDS encoding ABC transporter permease, with protein MRVTGVIIRIIRQFFRDKRSLAMMFGAPMLLLWLLSLVFTQKDYVPHIAVVDLPAPVVKVMKNQEASIYEYSKEKAMSELENQKVDAVIRLENGKMNIVLEGSDSSKNRAVLQILQKNTEKNDVSIMKPEVNYLHGSKDFTMFDGLGPVLIGFFTFFFVFILSGVSFVRERLSGTLERLLSTPVRRWEIVVGYIIGFGIFAFIQSIIIVSFSVYILDLYVAGSIWLTLLITCMLSLTALTLGTFLSAYANNEFQMIQFIPLVIVPQIFFSGLFPIESMNKWLQMLGKLFPLTYGADAMRQVMIRNQGFTEIALDLTVLLLFSLLFAIGNVFALKKHRKI; from the coding sequence ATGAGAGTTACTGGTGTAATCATTCGTATTATTCGCCAATTTTTCAGGGATAAGCGTTCATTAGCCATGATGTTTGGGGCACCTATGTTATTACTTTGGTTATTGTCGCTAGTGTTTACACAAAAAGACTATGTACCACATATTGCTGTTGTTGATTTGCCTGCTCCAGTAGTAAAAGTAATGAAAAATCAAGAAGCCTCAATTTATGAATATAGTAAAGAAAAGGCAATGTCTGAGTTGGAAAATCAAAAGGTAGATGCAGTAATTCGTTTAGAAAATGGAAAAATGAATATTGTATTAGAAGGTAGTGATTCGTCAAAAAATCGTGCTGTGCTTCAAATATTACAAAAAAATACAGAGAAGAACGATGTATCGATTATGAAACCTGAAGTGAATTATTTACATGGCTCTAAAGACTTTACAATGTTTGATGGGCTTGGTCCCGTATTAATCGGTTTCTTTACCTTTTTCTTTGTATTCATTTTATCAGGGGTGTCTTTCGTAAGAGAACGTTTAAGTGGTACTTTAGAAAGGTTATTATCGACTCCGGTAAGAAGATGGGAAATAGTTGTAGGATATATTATTGGTTTTGGGATCTTTGCATTTATACAATCCATTATAATCGTAAGTTTTTCAGTTTATATTTTAGATTTATATGTAGCAGGCTCCATATGGCTAACGTTACTTATTACATGTATGCTTTCTTTAACTGCATTAACTTTAGGGACATTTTTATCGGCATACGCAAATAATGAGTTTCAAATGATCCAGTTTATACCACTTGTTATTGTGCCTCAAATTTTCTTTTCTGGGTTGTTTCCAATTGAATCTATGAATAAGTGGCTCCAAATGTTAGGGAAATTATTTCCGCTCACATATGGCGCTGACGCAATGAGACAAGTGATGATTCGAAATCAAGGGTTTACAGAGATTGCATTAGATTTAACTGTATTACTGCTTTTTTCTCTACTATTTGCAATAGGAAATGTATTTGCATTAAAGAAACATCGAAAAATATAA
- a CDS encoding TetR/AcrR family transcriptional regulator, whose protein sequence is MKKDWLEEIIATTNTDKRNERQMRILEAAVDMFGEKGYAATSTSEIAKRAGVAEGTIFRYYKTKKDLLLAVVMPTLTKFAAPFLVQAFAKEIFKSEYESYEGLLRVVIHNRFEFAKKHFPMIKILIQEVPFQPELKNEIQQLVETELLSHFKKLIVKFQEKGGIIEMPPSSVVRLTLSAVLGLLLTRFLLLPEEKWDDEVEIEHTIQFILFGLTPRI, encoded by the coding sequence ATGAAGAAGGATTGGCTGGAAGAAATAATTGCCACAACAAATACGGATAAACGAAATGAACGTCAAATGCGTATATTAGAAGCGGCTGTTGATATGTTTGGCGAAAAAGGCTACGCTGCAACTTCAACAAGTGAAATTGCAAAGCGGGCTGGTGTAGCGGAAGGAACAATCTTCCGCTACTATAAAACGAAAAAAGATTTATTGTTAGCAGTCGTCATGCCGACATTAACAAAGTTTGCTGCACCATTTCTTGTACAAGCCTTTGCGAAAGAAATATTTAAATCGGAGTATGAATCGTATGAAGGACTTTTAAGAGTTGTCATTCATAATAGATTTGAATTTGCAAAAAAGCATTTTCCAATGATAAAAATATTAATTCAAGAAGTGCCATTTCAGCCAGAACTGAAAAATGAAATACAACAATTAGTAGAAACAGAGTTACTTTCACATTTTAAAAAGTTAATTGTAAAGTTTCAAGAAAAAGGTGGAATTATTGAGATGCCACCATCTTCTGTAGTACGACTTACTTTATCAGCTGTATTAGGATTACTCTTAACACGATTTTTATTATTGCCTGAAGAAAAATGGGATGATGAAGTGGAAATTGAACATACGATTCAATTTATATTGTTTGGATTAACGCCACGAATTTAA
- a CDS encoding WGxxGxxG family protein codes for MKKKLSSILSVLALSIMFLGTSAQAEYDGNNMNRVNNTDISTRVNDNNLDRVNNDVRTRNVNTTNDLNDNRDKNNNWAWLGLLGLAGLLGLRRRDKETR; via the coding sequence ATGAAGAAGAAATTATCATCTATTTTAAGTGTTTTAGCACTATCTATTATGTTTTTAGGTACATCCGCACAAGCTGAATACGATGGAAATAATATGAATAGAGTTAATAACACTGACATTTCAACTCGAGTTAATGACAATAACTTAGACAGAGTTAATAATGATGTGAGAACTCGAAATGTAAATACGACAAATGATTTAAATGATAATCGTGATAAAAATAATAATTGGGCTTGGCTCGGTTTATTAGGACTAGCAGGATTATTAGGTCTTAGAAGAAGAGACAAAGAAACACGTTAA
- a CDS encoding DUF523 and DUF1722 domain-containing protein, translating to MRQFAKPKIVVSKCLEFDACRYNGEMIPDITIRNLQPFVTFIPVCPEVEIGLGVPRETIRIVEENGLNKLVQPSTREDVTEKMEEFSNEFLQTISDVDGFILKNRSPSCGTRDVKIYSGFEKAPAIGKGPGLFGGAVIKKFSHLPIEEEGRLSNFIIREHFFTRLFTIAYYKMIKHNKNMKDLVLFQSDNKYLFMAYNQVKQKELGRIIANQKNETIEVVFEKYEKTLYELFMRTPRYTSNVNVCEHIFGYFKTKLKKQEKDHFLGMIHKYAEKKIPLSSLLAILKSWTLRFDEKYLLRQTYFEPYPEALVEISDSGKGRDY from the coding sequence ATGCGACAATTTGCTAAACCTAAAATTGTTGTAAGTAAATGTTTAGAATTTGATGCTTGTCGTTATAATGGAGAGATGATTCCAGATATAACAATTCGAAACTTACAGCCATTTGTTACATTTATACCAGTATGTCCTGAAGTAGAGATTGGTTTAGGCGTCCCTCGTGAAACGATACGAATTGTAGAAGAAAACGGTTTGAATAAACTTGTACAACCGTCGACACGAGAAGACGTTACTGAAAAAATGGAGGAGTTTTCAAATGAGTTTTTACAAACGATATCCGATGTGGATGGTTTTATTTTAAAGAATCGTTCACCAAGTTGTGGTACGCGTGATGTGAAAATTTATTCTGGTTTTGAAAAAGCACCAGCAATAGGAAAGGGACCTGGCTTATTTGGCGGAGCAGTAATAAAAAAATTTTCGCATCTTCCAATTGAAGAAGAAGGTAGATTGTCGAATTTTATTATTAGAGAACATTTCTTTACAAGGTTATTTACAATAGCTTATTACAAAATGATTAAACATAATAAAAATATGAAAGACCTTGTATTGTTTCAGTCGGACAATAAATATTTATTTATGGCATATAATCAGGTGAAACAAAAAGAGTTAGGGCGTATTATTGCAAATCAAAAAAATGAAACGATCGAAGTTGTATTTGAAAAGTATGAGAAGACCCTATATGAATTATTTATGCGCACACCCCGCTATACATCGAATGTAAATGTATGTGAGCATATTTTTGGATATTTTAAAACAAAGTTAAAAAAACAGGAAAAAGATCATTTTTTAGGAATGATACATAAATATGCAGAAAAGAAAATACCACTTAGTAGTTTACTTGCAATTTTAAAATCATGGACCCTTCGATTTGATGAAAAGTATTTATTAAGACAAACATATTTCGAACCATACCCTGAAGCTTTAGTAGAAATTTCAGATTCGGGAAAAGGTAGAGATTATTAA
- a CDS encoding acyl-CoA dehydrogenase yields the protein MEFTLTREKQMIKEMVRDFAEKEIAPKAVYYDKTAEFPYETFQKMGELGLLGIPFPEEYGGSGGDTVSYALAVEEIGRACGGTGLSYAATISLGASPIYYFGTEEQKQKYLVPMASGKTLGAFGLTEPNAGSDAGGTQTKAVLDGDEYVISGEKCWITNAEYANTIIVTAVNGVEDNGRKRISAFIVPTTSEGLTISSPYDKMGVRASNTCEIVLDSVRVPKENILGDVNKGFKQFLYTLDGGRISIAALAVGIAQSAFERALQYAKERQQFGKSISNFQAIQFKLADMATEVELARNLVHKAAWLKDNDKPFGKEAAMAKLFASEAASRIANQAVQIHGGYGYMREYEVERHIRDAKLLEIGEGTSEIQRLVIARHLGCR from the coding sequence ATGGAATTTACTCTAACTCGCGAAAAACAAATGATTAAAGAAATGGTACGTGACTTTGCTGAAAAGGAAATCGCACCAAAAGCGGTATATTATGACAAAACTGCGGAATTTCCATATGAAACATTTCAAAAAATGGGCGAACTAGGATTATTAGGCATCCCATTCCCTGAAGAGTATGGGGGTTCAGGTGGCGATACTGTATCGTACGCGTTAGCAGTTGAAGAAATTGGTCGTGCTTGTGGTGGGACAGGATTAAGTTACGCTGCAACAATTTCATTAGGTGCTTCTCCAATTTATTATTTCGGTACAGAAGAACAAAAGCAGAAATATTTAGTTCCAATGGCGTCAGGTAAAACATTAGGTGCTTTCGGATTAACTGAACCGAACGCTGGATCTGATGCAGGTGGTACACAAACGAAAGCTGTATTAGATGGAGACGAGTATGTTATTAGTGGTGAAAAGTGTTGGATTACAAATGCAGAGTATGCAAATACAATTATTGTAACCGCTGTCAACGGTGTTGAAGACAATGGTAGAAAACGCATTTCGGCATTTATCGTACCAACTACAAGTGAAGGATTAACAATCTCAAGCCCTTACGATAAGATGGGTGTTCGTGCTTCTAATACATGTGAAATCGTACTTGATAGTGTACGTGTACCGAAAGAAAATATACTTGGTGATGTAAATAAAGGATTTAAACAATTCTTATATACACTTGATGGAGGACGTATTTCAATCGCAGCATTAGCAGTAGGTATTGCGCAATCTGCATTTGAACGTGCACTGCAATATGCGAAAGAGCGTCAACAATTTGGAAAATCCATTTCTAATTTCCAAGCGATTCAATTTAAATTAGCTGATATGGCTACTGAAGTAGAGTTAGCGCGCAATTTAGTACATAAAGCAGCTTGGTTAAAAGATAACGATAAACCTTTCGGTAAAGAAGCGGCTATGGCAAAACTTTTCGCATCTGAAGCAGCAAGCCGTATTGCAAATCAAGCAGTACAAATTCACGGTGGATACGGCTATATGCGTGAATATGAAGTGGAACGACATATTCGTGATGCAAAACTATTAGAAATTGGTGAAGGAACTTCTGAAATTCAACGTCTCGTAATTGCAAGACATTTAGGATGTAGATAA
- a CDS encoding acetyl-CoA carboxylase biotin carboxylase subunit, which yields MFQKILIANRGEIAVRIMKTCQKLGIRTVAIYSEADENALHVKMANEAYLVGGPRVQESYLNLEKIIEIAKKTNTEAIHPGYGLLSENPSFPVRCKEEGIVFIGPSEEIIMKMGSKIESRIAMQAADVPVVPGITTNIETAEEAIEIAKQIGYPLMLKASAGGGGIGMQLMETEQTLTKAFESNKTRAQNFFGNGEMYLERYIADAHHIEIQLLADTHGNTVYLWERECSVQRRNQKVIEEAPSPFLDEGTRKAMGEVAVQAAKALGYTNAGTVEFLVDDQKNFYFLEMNTRLQVEHPVTEEITGLDLVEQQLLIASGEKLSFTQDDIKRSGHAIEARIYAEDPKTFFPSPGKITDLTLPTNVRIDHFLENHVTITPFYDPMIAKVIAHGETREEAISKLHDALEELKVEGIKTNTPMLLQVLEDDVFKSGIYTTGFVTKQLVKK from the coding sequence ATGTTTCAAAAAATATTAATTGCAAATCGCGGAGAAATCGCAGTTCGTATTATGAAAACTTGTCAAAAACTTGGTATTCGCACAGTTGCTATTTATTCTGAAGCAGATGAAAATGCACTCCATGTAAAGATGGCAAATGAAGCTTACTTAGTAGGTGGGCCACGTGTCCAAGAAAGTTATTTAAACCTTGAAAAAATTATTGAAATCGCTAAGAAGACAAACACTGAAGCAATTCATCCGGGATATGGATTATTATCAGAGAATCCGTCTTTCCCGGTTCGTTGTAAAGAAGAAGGAATCGTATTTATCGGTCCATCAGAAGAAATTATTATGAAGATGGGAAGTAAAATCGAATCACGTATTGCAATGCAAGCTGCAGATGTCCCAGTTGTTCCAGGTATTACTACAAATATTGAAACTGCTGAAGAAGCAATTGAAATTGCGAAACAAATTGGTTATCCATTAATGTTGAAGGCATCCGCAGGCGGCGGAGGCATTGGAATGCAGTTGATGGAAACTGAGCAAACGCTCACCAAAGCATTTGAAAGTAATAAAACAAGAGCGCAAAACTTCTTTGGTAATGGAGAAATGTATTTAGAACGCTATATAGCTGATGCACATCATATTGAAATTCAGCTTTTAGCAGATACACATGGTAACACAGTGTATTTATGGGAGCGTGAATGTTCAGTACAACGCCGAAATCAGAAAGTAATTGAAGAAGCCCCTTCACCATTTTTAGATGAAGGTACGCGAAAAGCGATGGGTGAAGTTGCTGTACAAGCTGCCAAAGCACTAGGATATACAAATGCAGGTACAGTTGAGTTTCTTGTAGATGATCAGAAGAACTTCTATTTCTTAGAGATGAATACGAGATTACAAGTAGAGCATCCCGTTACAGAAGAAATTACTGGATTAGACCTTGTAGAACAACAACTCCTTATCGCAAGTGGCGAGAAACTATCGTTTACACAGGATGATATAAAGCGCAGTGGTCATGCCATTGAGGCTCGTATTTATGCTGAAGATCCGAAAACTTTTTTCCCATCACCTGGGAAAATTACAGATTTAACGTTACCGACAAACGTACGTATCGATCACTTTTTAGAGAATCATGTAACAATTACACCTTTCTATGATCCAATGATTGCAAAAGTTATTGCTCATGGTGAAACACGTGAAGAAGCAATTTCGAAATTACATGATGCTTTAGAAGAATTAAAAGTAGAAGGTATTAAAACGAACACGCCAATGCTGCTTCAAGTATTGGAAGACGATGTGTTCAAAAGTGGTATTTATACAACGGGTTTCGTAACGAAACAACTTGTTAAAAAATAA
- a CDS encoding acetyl-CoA carboxylase biotin carboxyl carrier protein subunit, whose protein sequence is MMTKVYASMAGNVWKIVVGVGDTVEEEQDVVILESMKMEIPIVSEEAGTVMKINVQEGDFVNEGDVLLEIE, encoded by the coding sequence ATGATGACGAAAGTATATGCATCGATGGCAGGAAATGTTTGGAAGATAGTTGTAGGAGTAGGAGATACAGTAGAGGAAGAGCAGGATGTCGTCATTTTGGAATCTATGAAAATGGAAATTCCAATCGTTTCAGAAGAAGCTGGCACAGTTATGAAAATTAATGTGCAAGAAGGCGATTTTGTAAATGAAGGAGATGTATTGCTAGAAATTGAATAG
- the mvaB gene encoding hydroxymethylglutaryl-CoA lyase has product MKLPNFAVIKEVGPRDGLQNEKKIVGTKDKVKWIQLLTEAGLSYVEVSSFVHPKWVPALADANDVFSELKRDPNVTYAALVPNQNGLERAFLQNVDEVNVFLSASESHNKSNINKSIKEALVVIEDITKQALFEGKKVRGYVSTVFGCPYEGDISTAAVDELCDQLFSYGIYEVSLGDTIGVANPLQVERVLEHLLKKYDALQFAMHFHNTYGMALANVIKSLEYGITTFDSSCGGLGGCPYAPGASGNVATDDLVHMLHKLGVQTNIDEEKLWRASQFIQSKLNIQLPSHVYRALQHKTISR; this is encoded by the coding sequence TTGAAACTACCTAATTTTGCTGTCATTAAAGAAGTCGGGCCACGTGATGGCTTACAGAATGAAAAAAAGATTGTTGGCACAAAAGATAAAGTAAAATGGATTCAACTACTTACAGAAGCGGGATTATCGTACGTTGAAGTTTCCTCATTCGTTCACCCTAAATGGGTTCCGGCATTAGCAGATGCAAATGATGTGTTTTCTGAGCTGAAAAGGGATCCAAATGTTACATATGCAGCGCTTGTTCCAAATCAAAATGGTTTGGAACGAGCTTTTTTGCAAAATGTAGATGAGGTGAATGTTTTTTTATCAGCAAGTGAATCTCATAATAAAAGTAATATTAATAAATCAATTAAAGAAGCATTAGTTGTAATTGAAGATATAACAAAACAGGCATTATTCGAAGGGAAAAAGGTAAGAGGCTATGTTTCTACTGTATTTGGATGTCCTTATGAAGGAGATATAAGTACCGCAGCAGTTGACGAATTATGTGATCAACTATTTTCATACGGCATTTATGAAGTCTCTCTTGGTGACACGATTGGTGTAGCGAATCCGCTACAAGTAGAGCGAGTATTAGAACATTTATTAAAGAAATACGATGCTTTGCAGTTTGCAATGCACTTCCATAATACGTACGGAATGGCTCTTGCGAATGTAATTAAGTCATTAGAATATGGTATTACAACATTTGATAGTTCTTGTGGTGGCCTTGGGGGCTGTCCATATGCACCAGGAGCATCAGGTAATGTTGCAACTGATGACTTAGTTCATATGCTCCATAAGTTAGGGGTCCAAACGAATATTGATGAAGAGAAGTTATGGAGAGCTAGTCAATTTATTCAAAGTAAATTAAATATCCAATTACCGAGTCATGTGTATAGAGCGCTTCAACATAAAACGATAAGTAGGTGA